A single genomic interval of Helianthus annuus cultivar XRQ/B chromosome 13, HanXRQr2.0-SUNRISE, whole genome shotgun sequence harbors:
- the LOC110898542 gene encoding uncharacterized protein LOC110898542 isoform X1 → MQIFGSVSCCIRRIIEFMGGCLGCCTKRPFITTDNKPAENIEKGQVANKHSILEDFWSSSTYEMDNSIPQSQISASSMSNAPVDAQSSSGNNPSEFVNRGLLLWNQTRQQWIGDKEPDHSKKARPPIISWKATYDNLLGTNKPFSRPIPLPEMVNFLVDIWEQEGLYD, encoded by the exons ATGCAAATTTTCGGATCAGTTTCTTGTTGCATCCGCAGAATTATTGAATTCATGGG AGGGTGTCTTGGATGTTGTACTAAGCGTCCATTTATAACTACCGACAATAAGCCCGCAGAAAACATAGAAAAAGGCCAAGTCGCTAATAAACATAGTATTTTAGAAGATTTTTGGAGTAGCAGCACGTATGAGATGGATAATAGTATACCGCAGTCTCAGATAAGCGCTTCATCAATGAGTAATGCACCAGTGGACGCCCAATCTAGTTCCGGCAACAATCCTTCAGAATTCGTAAACcgtg GTCTTCTTCTTTGGAACCAAACGAGGCAACAGTGGATCGGAGATAAGGAACCTGATCACAGTAAAAAAGCTCGACCCCCTATTATAAG TTGGAAGGCAACTTATGATAATTTGCTTGGGACAAACAAACCATTCTCACGGCCCATCCCTCTACCT GAAATGGTAAATTTTCTTGTGGATATCTGGGAACAAGAGGGGTTGTATGACTGA
- the LOC110898542 gene encoding uncharacterized protein LOC110898542 isoform X2 codes for MDNSIPQSQISASSMSNAPVDAQSSSGNNPSEFVNRGLLLWNQTRQQWIGDKEPDHSKKARPPIISWKATYDNLLGTNKPFSRPIPLPEMVNFLVDIWEQEGLYD; via the exons ATGGATAATAGTATACCGCAGTCTCAGATAAGCGCTTCATCAATGAGTAATGCACCAGTGGACGCCCAATCTAGTTCCGGCAACAATCCTTCAGAATTCGTAAACcgtg GTCTTCTTCTTTGGAACCAAACGAGGCAACAGTGGATCGGAGATAAGGAACCTGATCACAGTAAAAAAGCTCGACCCCCTATTATAAG TTGGAAGGCAACTTATGATAATTTGCTTGGGACAAACAAACCATTCTCACGGCCCATCCCTCTACCT GAAATGGTAAATTTTCTTGTGGATATCTGGGAACAAGAGGGGTTGTATGACTGA